A genome region from Variovorax paradoxus includes the following:
- a CDS encoding acyl-CoA thioesterase, which translates to MGEGTHLDLAASSHEFRRPRLIRFSDCDPAGIVFYPQYFVMLNGLIEDWVNEGLGLSYHGLVAQRRIGLPTVKLDVDFRAVSRMGDPVMLGLSVQRLGSRSMTLAVRCFSADDGEVRMQMTQVIVTTSLETHRAVAIPEDMHAAILRSNSELP; encoded by the coding sequence ATGGGCGAAGGCACGCATCTCGATCTCGCGGCTTCGAGCCACGAGTTCCGCAGGCCGCGGCTGATCCGCTTTTCCGATTGCGACCCGGCGGGCATCGTCTTCTATCCGCAGTACTTCGTGATGCTCAACGGGTTGATCGAGGACTGGGTCAACGAAGGCCTGGGACTCAGCTATCACGGCCTGGTGGCGCAGCGCCGCATCGGCTTGCCGACCGTGAAGCTCGATGTCGATTTCCGCGCCGTGAGCCGCATGGGCGACCCGGTGATGCTCGGCCTGTCCGTCCAGCGACTGGGCTCCCGTTCGATGACGCTGGCCGTCCGCTGCTTCAGCGCCGACGACGGTGAAGTGCGCATGCAGATGACGCAGGTGATCGTGACGACGTCGCTCGAGACTCATCGTGCTGTCGCAATTCCGGAAGACATGCACGCTGCCATCTTGCGCAGCAACTCCGAACTGCCCTGA
- a CDS encoding SDR family NAD(P)-dependent oxidoreductase, with amino-acid sequence MTNAALLPLSGRTAFVTGAGQGLGEAIARGLAEAGARVALADVELANAEAVAAQIDGLALRLDVRDEDAFCDAFGRAVAHFGAVDIMVNNAARTPATSLWDITPQEWDDVLAVNLRGSFFGCRIAGRHMRERGTGCIVNLGSMAGQQVSAATGAHYGASKAGLLALTRSFAQELAPHGVTVNALAPAAIQSPPLEAMEPVRQQALRAAIPLGRFGRPDEVAAAVVYLASPGAAFMTGATLDLNGGRFMR; translated from the coding sequence ATGACGAATGCCGCACTGCTTCCGCTTTCCGGACGCACGGCGTTCGTGACGGGCGCGGGGCAGGGCCTGGGCGAGGCCATTGCGCGCGGACTGGCGGAAGCCGGCGCGCGCGTGGCGCTGGCCGATGTCGAACTGGCGAATGCAGAAGCCGTGGCCGCGCAGATCGACGGGCTCGCACTGCGGCTCGACGTGCGCGACGAGGACGCGTTCTGCGATGCCTTCGGCAGGGCGGTCGCGCATTTCGGTGCCGTCGACATCATGGTGAACAACGCGGCGCGCACGCCGGCCACTTCGTTGTGGGACATCACACCCCAGGAGTGGGATGACGTGCTCGCGGTGAACCTGCGCGGCAGCTTCTTCGGCTGTCGCATTGCCGGGCGGCACATGCGCGAGCGCGGTACTGGGTGCATCGTCAACCTGGGTTCGATGGCGGGGCAGCAGGTCAGCGCCGCGACCGGTGCGCACTATGGCGCCAGCAAGGCCGGGCTGCTCGCGCTGACGCGCTCGTTCGCGCAGGAACTGGCGCCTCATGGCGTCACGGTGAACGCGCTGGCGCCCGCTGCAATCCAGAGCCCGCCGCTGGAGGCGATGGAGCCCGTGCGGCAGCAGGCGTTGCGAGCCGCCATTCCGCTCGGACGGTTCGGGAGGCCCGATGAAGTGGCCGCAGCGGTCGTGTATCTGGCTTCGCCGGGCGCTGCCTTCATGACCGGTGCGACGCTGGACCTCAACGGCGGTCGTTTCATGCGCTGA
- a CDS encoding branched-chain amino acid ABC transporter ATP-binding protein/permease, producing MNANRSKRRAWIAGIVVVLALVPVLAGSFTVSLLNDIGIGALVALGLVLLTGVGGATSFGQAAFVGIAAYATAWLTTTQGMSPWIGLLFSLLLTGLSALAIGMLTLRLGGHFLPLSTIAWGLSIAMLFGNVDALGRHTGLSNIPPLRVAGWSLADPRAMYYLIWVVVGLACLFSHNLLQSRPGRAIRGLRGGATLLASVGADAYRVRLSLFVTAALFAGLAGWLYAHMNRFVSPSPFDVRASIEYLLMAVAGGLGQLAGALVGAALVLVLKNGLQDVLPMLTQRAGQLEAVAFAALFILLLHFARGGVMGLLRRWTRRRGGAQGPSRHEAAPVDPLPHRTLPPRGSPVLSVNGAVKRFGGLVAVNDVSFDVKAGEIVGLIGPNGAGKSTMFNLLTCTLPMSAGQVRFLENDIAGMPQREVARLGLARTFQHVKLRPHMSLLDNVALGAHSRTRSGILQAGLRLDRTEESQILQEAQRQLDRIGLGDRAHELAGSLPLGTQRILEIARALAADPVLLVLDEPAAGLRRKEKMALGDLLRKLREEGVTILIVEHDMDFVMKLVDRLVVMNFGSKLVEGVPSAVRADERVQAAYLGSVV from the coding sequence ATGAACGCGAACCGCAGCAAACGCAGGGCGTGGATCGCCGGCATCGTCGTCGTGCTGGCCCTGGTGCCGGTGCTGGCCGGCAGCTTCACCGTCTCGCTGCTGAACGACATCGGCATCGGCGCGCTGGTGGCGCTGGGCCTGGTGCTGCTCACCGGTGTGGGCGGCGCGACCTCGTTCGGGCAGGCGGCTTTCGTGGGCATTGCGGCCTATGCCACCGCATGGCTCACGACCACGCAGGGCATGTCGCCCTGGATCGGACTGTTGTTCTCGCTGCTGCTCACAGGGCTGTCGGCGCTGGCCATCGGCATGCTCACGCTGCGCCTCGGCGGGCACTTCCTGCCGCTGAGCACGATTGCCTGGGGGCTGTCGATCGCCATGCTGTTCGGCAACGTCGATGCGCTGGGCCGGCACACGGGGCTGTCCAACATTCCGCCGCTGCGCGTGGCGGGCTGGTCGCTGGCGGATCCCCGCGCGATGTACTACCTGATCTGGGTGGTGGTCGGGCTGGCCTGCCTGTTCAGCCACAACCTGCTGCAGTCGCGGCCGGGGCGTGCCATCCGCGGGCTTCGCGGCGGTGCGACTTTGCTGGCGAGCGTGGGAGCAGATGCGTACCGCGTGCGGCTGTCGCTGTTCGTCACCGCGGCGCTGTTCGCGGGGCTGGCGGGCTGGCTCTATGCGCACATGAACCGGTTCGTGAGCCCCTCGCCCTTCGACGTGCGCGCCAGCATCGAGTACCTGCTGATGGCGGTGGCCGGCGGGCTCGGCCAGCTCGCCGGCGCGCTGGTGGGCGCGGCGCTGGTGCTGGTGCTGAAGAACGGCCTGCAGGACGTGTTGCCGATGCTCACGCAGCGCGCCGGGCAGCTGGAGGCCGTAGCTTTCGCCGCGCTCTTCATCCTGCTGCTGCATTTCGCGCGGGGCGGGGTGATGGGCCTGTTGCGTCGCTGGACGCGCCGCCGTGGCGGTGCGCAGGGCCCGTCGCGCCACGAGGCCGCACCGGTCGACCCGCTGCCGCACCGCACGTTGCCCCCGCGCGGGTCGCCGGTGCTGTCGGTGAACGGCGCCGTCAAGCGATTCGGCGGACTGGTGGCGGTGAACGACGTGAGCTTCGATGTGAAGGCCGGAGAGATCGTCGGTCTGATCGGGCCGAACGGCGCCGGCAAGTCGACCATGTTCAACCTGCTGACCTGCACGCTCCCGATGAGTGCCGGGCAGGTGCGTTTTCTCGAGAACGACATTGCCGGCATGCCGCAGCGCGAGGTGGCGCGGCTGGGGCTGGCGCGCACCTTCCAGCATGTGAAGCTGCGCCCGCACATGAGCCTGCTCGACAACGTGGCGCTGGGCGCGCATTCGCGCACGCGCTCCGGCATCCTGCAGGCGGGCTTGCGGCTCGACCGCACGGAAGAAAGCCAGATCCTCCAGGAGGCGCAGCGCCAGCTCGACCGCATCGGCCTGGGCGATCGCGCGCATGAGCTGGCGGGCAGCCTTCCGCTCGGCACGCAGCGCATATTGGAGATCGCACGCGCGCTGGCCGCCGACCCGGTGCTGCTGGTGCTCGACGAGCCCGCAGCCGGCCTGCGCCGCAAGGAAAAGATGGCGCTCGGCGACCTGCTGCGCAAGCTTCGCGAGGAGGGCGTGACCATCCTCATCGTCGAACACGACATGGACTTCGTGATGAAACTGGTGGACCGTCTGGTAGTGATGAACTTCGGCTCCAAGCTCGTGGAGGGCGTGCCGTCGGCGGTGCGCGCGGACGAGCGCGTGCAGGCGGCCTACCTGGGGAGCGTCGTATGA
- a CDS encoding branched-chain amino acid ABC transporter permease, protein MTWDVALILLTDGLANGAVYLLAGLGLVLIFSVTRVVFVPFGDIAAFAALSLAAFETGRVPPTIGMVAVLAALALATEVGSLLRRGEAARIPKAVLMWGVLPAIPCVLAWLAARPGVPVAVHIAVAVLLVVPIAPLLARVVFQPIADASVLVLLIVSLALHFLLSGLGLLFFGPEGSRTTPLTSAVFTLGDGFTVSGQVVLMVGAAIVLSGLFFLVFERTVAGKALRATAVNRVGARLVGIRPVRTALLAYGCASLLAGLIGVLIAPVTTMYYDSGFIIGLKAFVAAIIGGLVSYPMTAVGALAVGVVESFASFWSGALKDVIVFSLLIPVLMLRSFMAVHAEEEEDEVDQ, encoded by the coding sequence ATGACATGGGACGTGGCGCTCATCCTTCTCACCGACGGCCTGGCGAACGGCGCCGTCTATCTTCTGGCCGGCCTCGGCCTGGTGCTGATCTTCTCCGTCACGCGCGTGGTTTTCGTGCCGTTCGGCGACATCGCGGCCTTTGCGGCGCTTTCGCTCGCGGCCTTCGAGACCGGCCGCGTTCCGCCGACCATCGGCATGGTGGCGGTGCTGGCGGCGCTGGCGCTGGCCACCGAGGTCGGCAGCCTGCTGCGGCGCGGCGAGGCCGCGCGCATTCCCAAGGCGGTGCTGATGTGGGGCGTGTTGCCTGCGATTCCTTGCGTGCTGGCGTGGCTGGCCGCGCGGCCCGGCGTGCCGGTGGCGGTGCACATCGCGGTCGCGGTGCTGCTGGTGGTGCCCATCGCGCCGCTGCTCGCGCGCGTCGTGTTCCAGCCGATCGCCGACGCATCGGTGCTGGTGCTGCTGATCGTGTCGCTCGCGCTGCACTTCCTGCTGTCGGGCCTGGGCCTGCTGTTCTTCGGGCCCGAGGGCTCGCGCACCACGCCGCTCACGAGCGCGGTATTCACCTTGGGCGACGGCTTCACCGTCAGCGGCCAGGTGGTGCTGATGGTGGGCGCGGCGATCGTGCTGAGCGGGTTGTTCTTCCTCGTGTTCGAACGCACGGTGGCCGGCAAGGCGCTGCGCGCCACCGCCGTGAACCGCGTGGGCGCGCGGCTGGTGGGCATCCGCCCGGTGCGCACGGCGCTGCTGGCCTATGGCTGCGCATCGCTGCTGGCCGGGCTCATCGGCGTGCTGATCGCGCCGGTGACGACCATGTACTACGACTCGGGCTTCATCATCGGCCTGAAGGCCTTCGTGGCCGCGATCATCGGCGGTCTCGTGAGCTATCCGATGACGGCCGTGGGTGCGCTCGCGGTCGGTGTGGTTGAAAGCTTCGCTTCGTTCTGGAGCGGTGCGCTGAAGGACGTGATCGTCTTCAGCCTGCTGATCCCCGTGCTCATGCTGCGGTCCTTCATGGCCGTGCATGCCGAAGAGGAAGAAGACGAGGTGGACCAATGA
- a CDS encoding ABC transporter ATP-binding protein, which translates to MTAMLEIGDLHVSYGQVEAVRGVSLDLQPGQIISVIGPNGAGKTTLLAAAMGLLPCKGTLRFEGEDLQGLDVEARVERGLCLVPEKRELFGELTVLDNLQLGAYAKRLRGDAMKKRLQSVYDRFPRLAERRAQRADTLSGGERQMLAVGRALMSAPRLLMLDEPSLGLAPLIVRDILTIVRKLRDDGVSILLVEQNARAALESSDEGYVLETGEIALSGASAELASDPRVQATYLGGGTHDDE; encoded by the coding sequence ATGACCGCGATGCTCGAGATCGGGGATCTGCACGTTTCCTATGGGCAGGTGGAAGCCGTACGCGGCGTCTCGCTCGACTTGCAGCCCGGCCAGATCATCTCGGTGATCGGGCCGAACGGCGCGGGCAAGACCACGCTGCTGGCCGCCGCCATGGGACTGCTGCCCTGCAAGGGCACGCTGCGCTTCGAGGGCGAGGATCTGCAAGGGCTCGACGTGGAGGCGCGCGTGGAGCGGGGCCTGTGCCTCGTGCCCGAAAAGCGCGAGCTGTTCGGCGAACTCACCGTGCTCGACAACCTGCAGCTCGGCGCGTACGCCAAGCGGCTGCGCGGCGACGCCATGAAGAAGCGGCTGCAGTCGGTCTACGACCGGTTTCCGCGGCTGGCGGAGCGGCGTGCGCAGCGTGCCGACACGCTGTCGGGCGGCGAGCGGCAGATGCTCGCGGTGGGCCGTGCGCTGATGTCGGCGCCGCGCCTGCTGATGCTCGACGAGCCCAGCCTGGGCCTGGCGCCCCTGATCGTGCGGGACATCCTCACCATCGTGCGCAAGCTGCGCGACGACGGCGTGTCGATCCTGCTGGTCGAGCAGAACGCGCGCGCAGCACTCGAAAGCTCTGACGAAGGCTATGTGCTGGAGACCGGAGAGATCGCGCTGTCGGGTGCATCGGCCGAGCTGGCGAGCGACCCGCGCGTGCAGGCGACGTATCTCGGCGGAGGCACGCACGATGACGAATGA
- a CDS encoding HNH endonuclease: protein MHPHVLQLDIQGTPQAWISLEQAVLHYATDSVAWEDGGLPLATLRGGFNVARGMQSRVEVAPIIALRGAPKINLFDVIPSVTKSKLLRRDRHTCAYCANVFNERDLQCEHVMPESRGGPWTWTNLVSACAVCNNRKAARTPEEAGMPLVYLPYVPSRYENFLLEGRNIRADVHEWLARRLPKGSRLQ from the coding sequence ATGCATCCTCACGTCCTGCAACTCGACATTCAGGGCACGCCCCAAGCCTGGATCTCGCTGGAGCAGGCGGTGTTGCACTACGCGACCGATTCGGTCGCCTGGGAAGACGGCGGCCTGCCGTTGGCCACGCTGCGCGGCGGCTTCAATGTGGCGCGCGGTATGCAGTCGCGCGTCGAGGTGGCGCCGATCATCGCGTTGCGCGGTGCACCGAAGATCAACCTCTTCGACGTGATTCCGAGCGTCACCAAGAGCAAGCTGCTGCGCCGCGATCGGCATACCTGCGCCTACTGTGCGAACGTGTTCAACGAACGCGACCTGCAGTGCGAACACGTGATGCCTGAGTCGCGCGGCGGCCCGTGGACCTGGACCAACCTCGTGAGCGCGTGCGCCGTCTGCAACAACCGGAAGGCTGCGCGCACGCCGGAAGAAGCGGGCATGCCGCTGGTCTACCTGCCCTACGTGCCGAGCCGCTACGAGAACTTTCTGCTCGAGGGCCGCAACATCCGGGCGGATGTCCACGAGTGGCTCGCCAGGCGCCTGCCCAAGGGTTCGCGTCTGCAATGA
- a CDS encoding ABC transporter substrate-binding protein, translated as MKSLMQTLTRGALAAALAACGIASAFAADLKVGLSVSLSGPNSSLGVPYAKGMQAALAYKPEVNGRKVQLIVLDDGSDPTTAGRNARKLIEEEKVDVLMGTSGVPAAIAMAQVGKEAKTPMIGLTPILLDPKENPWVMTVAQPTQLMIDAVVERMKRNNVKTVGYIGFSDAWGDLVYDALMKSAPGAGIKVVSNERYARADASVTGQVLKIVALRPDAVMTGGAGTPGALPFLALQERGFKGGVYGQHGLINPDFVRVVGAAGQNALMPTGPVIVAEQLPADYPTKKIATDFRAVFQKVNNAPTSDAFSAYSFDGWLVFADAAARAMKSAEPGTPEFRVALRDAIFSTKEVVGTHGVYTFKPGDLYGVDERARVIVKLDNGQWKLAP; from the coding sequence ATGAAGAGCCTGATGCAGACCTTGACGCGCGGCGCACTCGCCGCGGCACTCGCCGCCTGTGGCATTGCCAGCGCATTCGCGGCCGACCTCAAGGTCGGCCTGAGCGTGTCGCTGTCGGGGCCGAATTCCTCGCTGGGCGTGCCCTACGCCAAGGGCATGCAGGCTGCGCTGGCCTACAAGCCCGAGGTCAACGGCCGCAAAGTGCAGCTCATCGTGCTCGACGACGGCTCCGACCCGACCACGGCCGGGCGCAACGCGCGCAAGCTGATCGAGGAGGAAAAGGTGGACGTGCTCATGGGCACTTCGGGCGTGCCGGCCGCCATTGCGATGGCGCAGGTCGGCAAGGAGGCGAAGACCCCGATGATCGGCCTCACGCCCATCCTGCTCGATCCCAAGGAGAACCCGTGGGTGATGACGGTGGCGCAGCCCACGCAGCTGATGATCGACGCCGTGGTCGAGCGCATGAAGCGCAACAACGTGAAGACCGTGGGCTACATCGGCTTCTCCGATGCGTGGGGCGACCTGGTGTACGACGCGCTGATGAAGTCCGCACCCGGCGCCGGCATCAAGGTGGTGAGCAACGAGCGCTATGCGCGCGCCGATGCCTCGGTGACGGGGCAGGTGCTGAAGATCGTGGCGCTGCGCCCCGATGCCGTCATGACGGGTGGCGCGGGCACGCCGGGCGCGCTGCCGTTCCTCGCGCTGCAGGAGCGCGGCTTCAAGGGCGGCGTGTATGGCCAGCACGGCCTCATCAACCCCGACTTCGTTCGCGTGGTCGGTGCCGCCGGCCAGAACGCGCTGATGCCGACCGGTCCGGTGATCGTGGCAGAACAGCTGCCGGCGGACTACCCGACCAAGAAGATCGCGACGGACTTCCGCGCGGTGTTCCAGAAGGTGAACAACGCGCCGACCAGCGATGCCTTCTCGGCCTACTCGTTCGACGGGTGGCTGGTGTTCGCCGACGCCGCCGCGCGCGCCATGAAGAGCGCGGAGCCGGGCACGCCCGAGTTCCGCGTGGCCCTGCGCGACGCCATCTTCAGCACCAAGGAGGTGGTGGGCACGCACGGCGTCTACACCTTCAAGCCCGGCGATCTGTACGGCGTGGACGAACGTGCGCGCGTGATCGTCAAGCTCGACAACGGCCAATGGAAGCTCGCACCTTGA
- a CDS encoding SDR family NAD(P)-dependent oxidoreductase — translation MQSNSLTGRHALVTGAARGIGAEIARTLAAEGATLTLLGRDREALQRVADSLAGSGHGVVAADVANPEAVQSAFAEARAARGPIGVLVNNAGAAESAPFLKTSFELWQRMLSVNLTGSFLCAQAALPDMLEAGWGRIVNIASTAGQKGYAYVAAYTAAKHGVVGLTRSLALEVARKGVTVNAVCPGYTDTDILRNSVANVVGKTGRSEADALAEFSSVNPQRRIVQPAEVADAVRWLCGAGAASVTGQSISVSGGEVT, via the coding sequence ATGCAATCAAATTCATTGACCGGCCGCCACGCACTCGTCACGGGCGCCGCGCGCGGCATCGGCGCCGAGATCGCCCGCACTCTTGCCGCCGAAGGCGCTACGCTGACATTGCTGGGCCGCGATCGCGAAGCCTTGCAGCGCGTGGCCGATTCCCTCGCGGGCAGCGGGCACGGCGTCGTGGCTGCCGACGTGGCGAACCCCGAGGCGGTGCAGTCGGCCTTTGCCGAGGCCCGTGCCGCCCGCGGACCGATCGGAGTCCTCGTCAACAACGCAGGGGCAGCAGAGAGCGCGCCGTTTCTCAAGACATCGTTCGAACTCTGGCAACGGATGCTGTCGGTCAACCTCACGGGCAGCTTCCTTTGTGCCCAGGCCGCATTGCCGGACATGCTCGAAGCGGGCTGGGGCCGCATCGTCAACATCGCCAGCACGGCGGGGCAGAAGGGCTACGCCTACGTGGCTGCCTACACCGCGGCCAAACATGGCGTGGTCGGGCTCACACGCTCGCTGGCACTCGAGGTGGCGCGCAAGGGCGTGACGGTGAATGCCGTGTGTCCTGGCTACACCGACACCGACATCCTGCGCAACAGCGTCGCCAACGTGGTCGGCAAGACCGGACGCAGCGAGGCCGACGCACTGGCGGAGTTCTCGAGCGTGAACCCGCAGCGCCGCATCGTGCAGCCAGCCGAAGTCGCCGATGCGGTGCGCTGGCTTTGCGGCGCGGGCGCTGCGTCGGTCACCGGGCAGTCGATCTCCGTTTCGGGGGGGGAAGTCACATGA
- a CDS encoding SDR family NAD(P)-dependent oxidoreductase: protein MSDGSTTSHVLITGAAGALGRAVAQHFIDRSARLALVDHQAGRLAEVFPGLENSQHLLLSGDVTSASDMKSLAEHALKSFGRIDTLVHIAGGFEMGEATHALTRESWDRMMNLNAWSFVAVTQAVLPSMIERRAGSIIAVTAKVAARGLPAMAAYIASKSALQRLVEAMAAEAAPHGVSVNSVAPSVLDTPANRRAMPDANPADWVSTSVAAQTIGFLASPAAAALHGQHLTLDT from the coding sequence ATGAGCGACGGAAGCACCACTTCCCATGTCTTGATCACCGGTGCCGCAGGCGCGCTGGGTCGTGCGGTTGCACAGCATTTCATCGACCGGTCGGCGCGTCTTGCTTTGGTCGATCATCAGGCTGGCCGCTTGGCGGAAGTCTTTCCGGGCCTCGAAAATTCGCAGCACCTGTTGCTGTCCGGCGATGTGACGTCCGCATCGGACATGAAGAGCCTTGCGGAGCACGCGCTCAAGTCCTTCGGCCGCATCGACACGCTGGTCCACATTGCCGGTGGTTTCGAGATGGGCGAGGCCACGCATGCACTCACGCGCGAGAGTTGGGACCGCATGATGAATCTCAACGCCTGGTCTTTCGTTGCCGTGACGCAGGCGGTGCTGCCCTCGATGATCGAGCGCCGGGCGGGCAGCATCATCGCGGTAACAGCAAAGGTGGCGGCGCGGGGGTTGCCCGCGATGGCCGCGTACATCGCATCCAAGAGCGCATTGCAGCGCCTGGTCGAAGCGATGGCTGCCGAGGCAGCGCCGCATGGCGTCAGTGTGAACAGCGTGGCGCCGAGCGTGCTCGACACGCCGGCCAACCGACGGGCCATGCCCGATGCGAACCCGGCCGATTGGGTGTCGACCTCGGTCGCCGCGCAGACCATCGGCTTTCTTGCATCGCCCGCAGCGGCCGCGTTGCACGGCCAGCACCTGACGCTCGACACCTGA
- a CDS encoding short-chain dehydrogenase yields MRKRNTPIRMITVRPAQPRNRMVVVLARRFGIAVGTSHAAENKTASMSREPLADGLDLDQRVRAVGEW; encoded by the coding sequence ATGCGCAAGCGCAACACCCCGATCCGGATGATCACCGTGCGCCCGGCGCAGCCGCGCAATCGCATGGTGGTGGTCCTGGCCCGCCGCTTCGGCATCGCTGTCGGCACGAGCCATGCAGCGGAAAACAAGACGGCATCGATGAGCCGCGAGCCTTTGGCGGATGGACTCGATCTCGACCAGCGCGTTCGCGCTGTCGGCGAGTGGTAG
- a CDS encoding ATP-dependent acyl-CoA ligase encodes MTNDARAVPPGQRTLPALLQRQAALFGSRALLRMAGRAWTHRDAAQEGAARAAALAAAGVVRGDRVAVMCGNRAEFLESFLGAGWLGAAVVPINTASMGPQVEYFLANSEARLLVIEAGYLSRLATADLSRTTLREIWVVGETGETGKTGEKESIEWKAPASVRVSAYPGGGEPLPPAAVQPGDPLAILYTSGTTGPAKGVVCPHAQYFWWGVNSAEVLGVRADDVLCSTLPLFHINALNTFAQAALTGAEVVFEPRFSASGFWPAMRANGATVVYLLGAMVPILLAQPEGTGERDHRVRIGLGPGVPSAAGTAFRARTGVPLLEGYGSTETNFAISTAPDSPRGGVMGWLRPGFQARVADEDDVALPHGEAGELLLRADEPHAFASGYFNMPEKTVEAWRNLWFHTGDRVVQDADGAFRFVDRIKDAIRRRGENISSFEVEQVLLSHPGVASCAVYPVRSELAEDEVMAALVAREGAAVDPAELARFCEGRLPYFAVPRYIDVLDDLPRTENGKVQKFKLRERGVGPSTWDGRPARA; translated from the coding sequence ATGACGAATGACGCCCGCGCCGTGCCGCCGGGGCAGCGCACGCTGCCCGCGTTGCTGCAGCGGCAGGCCGCGCTGTTCGGCTCGCGTGCACTGTTGCGGATGGCGGGGCGGGCGTGGACGCACCGCGATGCGGCGCAGGAGGGCGCAGCGCGTGCCGCAGCGCTGGCGGCGGCCGGCGTGGTGCGTGGCGACCGCGTCGCGGTGATGTGCGGCAACCGTGCGGAGTTCCTCGAGAGCTTCCTGGGTGCCGGCTGGCTCGGCGCGGCGGTGGTGCCGATCAACACCGCGTCGATGGGACCGCAGGTCGAATACTTCCTGGCGAACAGCGAGGCGCGGCTGCTCGTGATCGAGGCGGGATACCTGTCGCGGCTTGCCACGGCGGACTTGTCGCGCACCACGTTGCGCGAGATCTGGGTCGTCGGCGAGACGGGCGAAACCGGCAAGACCGGCGAGAAGGAATCCATCGAATGGAAGGCGCCCGCGAGCGTTCGCGTGTCGGCATACCCCGGTGGCGGTGAACCGCTGCCGCCAGCAGCGGTCCAGCCGGGCGATCCGCTGGCGATCCTCTACACCTCCGGCACCACGGGACCCGCCAAGGGTGTGGTCTGCCCGCACGCCCAGTATTTCTGGTGGGGCGTGAACAGCGCCGAAGTGCTCGGCGTGCGTGCCGACGACGTGCTGTGCAGCACGCTGCCGCTCTTTCACATCAACGCGCTCAACACCTTCGCGCAGGCTGCGCTGACGGGTGCGGAAGTGGTGTTCGAGCCGCGTTTCTCCGCTTCGGGCTTCTGGCCGGCGATGCGCGCGAACGGGGCCACCGTCGTCTACCTGCTGGGGGCGATGGTGCCGATACTGCTGGCGCAGCCGGAAGGTACCGGCGAGCGCGATCACCGCGTTCGCATTGGCCTCGGCCCTGGCGTGCCGTCTGCGGCCGGCACCGCGTTCAGGGCGCGCACGGGTGTGCCGCTGCTCGAGGGCTACGGGTCGACCGAGACCAACTTCGCCATTTCCACTGCGCCCGACTCGCCGCGCGGCGGTGTCATGGGCTGGCTGCGCCCGGGTTTCCAGGCGCGCGTGGCCGACGAGGACGACGTGGCGCTGCCGCACGGCGAGGCCGGCGAATTGCTGTTGCGCGCGGACGAGCCGCATGCCTTCGCGAGCGGCTACTTCAACATGCCGGAGAAGACCGTCGAGGCCTGGCGCAACCTGTGGTTTCACACCGGCGACCGTGTGGTGCAGGATGCCGACGGCGCGTTCCGGTTCGTCGACCGCATCAAGGACGCGATCAGGCGGCGTGGCGAGAACATCTCCTCGTTCGAGGTCGAGCAGGTGCTGCTGAGCCACCCCGGCGTGGCCTCGTGCGCGGTGTACCCGGTGCGCTCCGAACTGGCCGAGGACGAGGTCATGGCCGCGCTGGTGGCGCGAGAGGGCGCAGCGGTCGATCCGGCCGAGCTGGCGCGCTTCTGCGAGGGTCGCCTGCCTTACTTCGCCGTGCCGCGCTACATCGACGTGCTGGACGACCTGCCGCGCACCGAGAACGGCAAGGTGCAGAAGTTCAAGCTGCGCGAACGCGGCGTGGGTCCGAGTACCTGGGACGGCCGGCCCGCACGGGCCTGA
- a CDS encoding MarR family winged helix-turn-helix transcriptional regulator: protein MTRNDASHAVLSDAEELGHEARAGHEDHAMLKLWLRMLASTTQIEAEIRRRLRERFGISLARFDYMAQLYRYNDGLKMRVLSRYLMVTGGNVTGLTDELEREGMVARSPSPDDRRAWIVSLTPAGRRTFETMASEHEQWILEMFSGLDMKTVKQMHTQLGLLRVHVMRGEPSGEEG, encoded by the coding sequence ATGACACGCAACGACGCCTCGCACGCCGTCCTCAGCGACGCGGAAGAACTCGGCCACGAGGCCCGCGCGGGCCACGAGGATCACGCGATGCTGAAGCTGTGGCTGCGCATGCTGGCCAGCACCACGCAGATCGAGGCCGAGATCCGGCGCCGGTTGCGCGAGCGCTTCGGCATCTCGCTGGCGCGCTTCGACTACATGGCGCAGCTCTATCGCTACAACGACGGGCTCAAGATGCGCGTGCTGTCGCGCTACCTGATGGTGACCGGCGGCAACGTCACAGGCCTGACCGACGAACTCGAGCGCGAGGGCATGGTGGCGCGATCGCCCAGCCCCGACGATCGCCGCGCGTGGATCGTGAGCCTCACGCCTGCGGGCCGCCGAACCTTCGAGACCATGGCGAGCGAGCACGAGCAATGGATCCTCGAGATGTTCTCCGGCCTCGACATGAAGACCGTCAAGCAGATGCACACGCAACTGGGCCTGCTGCGCGTGCACGTGATGCGCGGCGAGCCCTCGGGCGAGGAGGGCTGA